One part of the Treponema sp. OMZ 787 genome encodes these proteins:
- a CDS encoding polynucleotide kinase-phosphatase, whose protein sequence is MQINIPKTSLVLLVGVSGSGKSSFAKKHFEKYEIISSDVCRGIVSNDENNQSATNEAFEVFNFILSKRLQNGLLTVADATNIQQEARKKLLNIARSFHILPVAIVFDLPEELCEKRNEARTDRNISTRVLRRQMQDLKHSLKNLKKEGFKKLYILRSEEEVNSVTEIVREKLYNDKTDMHGPFDIIGDVHGCYDELVELLQKLNYKIDSAADDGKNYGLQVSHPENRMAVFLGDLVDRGPASPKVLKLVMSMVQNGSALCVPGNHDMKLHKKLNGKTVQEKHGLAETLQQLETESEEFKHGVKEFLYGLVSHYVLDSGKLVVAHAGLKEEMHGRGSGAVRSFCLYGETTGETDEFGLPVRYNWASEYRGRAKVVYGHTPVPAAEWLNNTIDIDTGCVFGGALTALRYPEEELVSVQAKKVYAEPVKPLGLEENKDENQNNIPFSLQNENDDLLDIEDVTGRRIIQTRLKNNILIREEQSIAALEAVSRFAVNPKWLIYLPPTMSPSETSSLENFLEHPIEAIDYYKSRGVKKIILEEKHMGSRAVLIICKDIQTAEKRFGITNEGLGVCYTRTGRNFFNDSKIEKEFLTKVQRALTLSNFWEKHSTDWVCLDAELMPWSVKAQSLIHDQYAATGSSAINALSEAEKILTLTKIRGVEGAENLSAAFTQKKIAVEKFIDSYRNYCWEVKSIDDYKLAPFHILATEDFVHTDKNHEWHMENIKEICLADKTLFKITPYKIVNVENEDEIKDAVNWWLSLTQAGGEGMVIKPFDFVFYAEKHGLVQPAVKCRGKEYLRIIYGPEYCEKENLDRLKKRGLAKKRALALQEFALGIEALERFVKKEPLRRVHESAFAVLALESEAVDPRL, encoded by the coding sequence ATGCAGATTAATATACCAAAGACCTCATTGGTTTTACTCGTCGGAGTTTCGGGCTCCGGTAAAAGCAGCTTTGCAAAAAAGCATTTTGAAAAATACGAAATTATTTCTTCCGATGTTTGCCGCGGTATAGTTTCAAACGATGAAAATAATCAATCGGCAACAAACGAGGCCTTTGAAGTTTTTAATTTTATTCTTTCAAAGCGGCTGCAAAACGGATTACTCACGGTAGCAGATGCAACAAATATTCAGCAAGAAGCAAGAAAAAAACTTCTCAACATAGCCCGCTCCTTTCACATTCTTCCTGTTGCAATCGTTTTTGATTTACCTGAAGAGCTTTGCGAAAAAAGAAACGAAGCAAGAACGGACAGAAATATTTCTACCAGAGTTTTGAGACGGCAGATGCAGGACTTAAAACATTCGTTAAAGAATTTAAAAAAAGAAGGTTTTAAAAAGCTTTATATTTTAAGATCTGAAGAAGAAGTAAATTCCGTTACCGAAATTGTCCGTGAAAAACTTTATAACGATAAAACCGATATGCACGGCCCTTTCGATATTATCGGCGATGTGCACGGCTGTTATGACGAGCTTGTGGAGCTTTTGCAAAAACTAAATTACAAAATAGATTCGGCAGCCGATGACGGAAAAAATTACGGCTTGCAGGTAAGCCATCCAGAAAACCGCATGGCCGTTTTTTTAGGAGACCTCGTAGACAGGGGCCCGGCTTCACCTAAAGTTTTAAAACTTGTGATGAGCATGGTGCAGAACGGTTCCGCCCTCTGTGTTCCCGGCAACCATGATATGAAGCTTCACAAAAAACTAAACGGAAAGACAGTTCAAGAAAAACACGGACTTGCCGAAACCCTTCAACAGCTTGAAACAGAATCCGAAGAATTTAAACACGGCGTAAAAGAATTTTTATACGGCCTTGTAAGTCACTATGTTTTGGATTCCGGAAAACTTGTCGTCGCTCACGCAGGGCTTAAAGAAGAAATGCACGGCCGAGGATCGGGAGCCGTACGCTCTTTTTGTTTATATGGAGAAACAACCGGCGAAACGGACGAGTTCGGTTTACCTGTAAGATATAATTGGGCTTCGGAATACCGCGGCAGGGCAAAGGTAGTTTACGGGCACACACCTGTGCCGGCTGCGGAATGGCTTAATAACACGATTGACATAGATACCGGCTGTGTTTTCGGAGGAGCCTTGACTGCATTACGTTATCCCGAAGAGGAGCTTGTATCGGTTCAGGCAAAAAAAGTTTATGCAGAACCTGTAAAACCTCTTGGACTTGAAGAGAATAAGGATGAAAATCAAAATAATATTCCGTTTTCATTGCAGAATGAAAACGATGACCTCCTCGATATTGAAGACGTAACAGGAAGACGAATTATTCAAACCCGCTTAAAAAACAATATCCTAATCCGCGAAGAGCAGTCCATTGCAGCCCTAGAAGCGGTCAGCCGTTTTGCGGTAAATCCCAAATGGCTCATCTATCTTCCGCCCACAATGTCGCCATCTGAAACAAGCAGCCTTGAAAATTTTTTGGAGCATCCAATAGAAGCTATTGATTATTACAAAAGCCGCGGAGTAAAAAAAATTATCTTGGAAGAAAAGCACATGGGCTCAAGGGCCGTGCTTATTATTTGCAAGGACATTCAAACTGCGGAAAAAAGATTCGGAATTACAAATGAAGGCTTGGGTGTTTGTTATACCAGAACAGGAAGAAACTTTTTTAACGATTCAAAAATAGAAAAAGAATTTTTGACAAAGGTTCAAAGAGCCTTAACGCTTTCAAACTTTTGGGAAAAGCACAGCACCGATTGGGTCTGCCTCGATGCGGAACTCATGCCGTGGTCTGTAAAGGCTCAAAGTCTTATCCATGATCAATATGCGGCAACAGGTTCCTCTGCAATAAATGCCCTTTCGGAAGCGGAAAAAATTTTAACTCTTACAAAAATACGCGGAGTTGAAGGAGCAGAAAATTTATCGGCCGCCTTTACTCAAAAGAAAATCGCTGTTGAAAAATTTATTGACTCTTACCGCAATTATTGTTGGGAAGTAAAAAGCATAGATGATTATAAACTCGCTCCCTTCCATATTTTGGCAACGGAAGACTTTGTGCACACCGATAAAAATCACGAATGGCACATGGAAAACATAAAAGAAATCTGTCTTGCCGATAAAACGCTTTTTAAAATTACACCCTATAAAATAGTTAATGTAGAAAATGAAGATGAAATAAAAGATGCGGTAAATTGGTGGCTGTCTCTTACGCAGGCAGGCGGAGAAGGAATGGTGATAAAGCCCTTCGATTTTGTTTTCTATGCAGAAAAGCACGGCCTCGTTCAGCCCGCCGTTAAATGCCGAGGTAAAGAATATTTGCGTATTATTTACGGCCCGGAATATTGCGAAAAAGAAAATTTAGACCGCTTAAAGAAAAGAGGTTTGGCAAAAAAAAGGGCCCTGGCCTTACAGGAATTTGCCCTCGGCATAGAAGCTCTTGAACGATTTGTAAAAAAAGAACCATTAAGACGAGTTCACGAAAGTGCCTTCGCAGTTCTAGCCCTCGAAAGCGAAGCTGTCGATCCGCGGTTGTAA
- a CDS encoding 3' terminal RNA ribose 2'-O-methyltransferase Hen1 produces MLLTISAEGSNSNILSFLLHKHPDKLQTAELSVGKAHVFYPGYSEEKTTAALLLEIDPVGMVRNAKNFTGKDFLLGQYVNDRPYVASSFMSSAIAKVFSSALNGNCKEHPEYVDEALSLTVKISVLPAPRGGELLIKNIFEPLGYSVEAERHILDTKFTEWGYGKYFTLTLKNKLPLKDLLSHLYVLIPVLDNEKHYFITQDEVDKLLQKGRGWLENHPSKDLIVSRYLINIRSLVRSAFDTLAEEDAVQFETEEESDSPLQKEKKERLHDQRLNAVAEKLKESGAASVIDLGCGDGKLIRLLLKEKQFEKIAGMDVSYSELTKCKERLHWEDMPPKQKERLNLFQSSLMYRDKRFSGFDAAAVVEVIEHLDENRLPAFEKAVFKFAQPNTIVLTTPNSEYNVQYENLANGKMRHTDHRFEWTRNEFEAWAKRVADENNYSVEFFPVGEEEKNIGAPSQMAVFKYAD; encoded by the coding sequence ATGCTTTTAACGATAAGTGCTGAAGGAAGTAACTCGAATATTTTAAGTTTTTTGCTGCACAAGCATCCCGATAAATTACAAACAGCTGAACTATCCGTAGGAAAGGCCCATGTTTTTTATCCCGGATACTCGGAAGAAAAAACTACGGCAGCCCTGCTTTTGGAAATTGATCCTGTCGGCATGGTACGCAATGCAAAAAATTTTACCGGAAAGGATTTTTTACTTGGTCAATATGTAAACGACCGCCCCTATGTTGCTTCATCATTTATGAGCTCCGCAATTGCAAAGGTCTTTTCAAGTGCCCTAAACGGAAACTGCAAGGAACATCCGGAATATGTTGATGAAGCTCTTTCATTGACTGTCAAGATTTCTGTTCTTCCCGCTCCGCGAGGCGGAGAGCTTTTGATTAAAAACATTTTTGAACCTCTTGGCTACAGTGTCGAAGCCGAGCGTCATATTCTCGATACAAAATTTACCGAATGGGGATACGGAAAATATTTTACACTCACATTAAAAAATAAATTACCTCTTAAAGATTTGCTTTCTCATCTTTATGTTTTAATTCCCGTATTGGATAACGAAAAGCATTATTTTATTACGCAGGATGAGGTCGATAAATTATTGCAAAAAGGAAGGGGCTGGCTTGAAAATCATCCTTCTAAAGATTTAATAGTTTCACGCTATTTGATAAACATAAGATCCCTTGTGCGTTCTGCCTTTGATACATTGGCTGAAGAAGATGCAGTACAATTCGAAACCGAAGAAGAATCCGATTCTCCTCTTCAAAAAGAAAAAAAGGAAAGGCTCCACGATCAAAGACTGAATGCCGTTGCCGAAAAATTAAAAGAGAGCGGAGCGGCAAGCGTAATCGATCTAGGCTGCGGAGACGGCAAACTGATACGCCTTCTTTTAAAAGAAAAACAATTTGAAAAAATTGCCGGTATGGATGTTTCATATTCCGAATTGACAAAATGTAAGGAAAGGCTCCATTGGGAGGATATGCCGCCAAAACAAAAAGAAAGACTTAATTTATTTCAAAGCTCATTGATGTATAGGGATAAAAGATTTTCGGGCTTTGATGCTGCCGCTGTTGTTGAAGTAATAGAACACCTCGATGAAAACAGATTGCCTGCTTTTGAAAAAGCTGTCTTTAAATTTGCACAACCCAATACGATAGTTCTTACAACGCCGAATAGCGAGTACAACGTGCAATACGAAAATTTAGCAAACGGGAAAATGCGCCATACGGATCACCGTTTTGAATGGACCCGCAATGAATTTGAAGCATGGGCAAAAAGAGTTGCCGATGAAAATAATTATTCGGTCGAATTTTTTCCGGTAGGCGAAGAAGAAAAAAATATAGGAGCTCCGTCGCAGATGGCGGTATTTAAATATGCAGATTAA
- a CDS encoding TPM domain-containing protein: MKNNRILNKIHMKNEDLDLIKNAVAEAEKNTNGEIALAVIPQSDSYSFVEMFAALCLAFVSFFVLLYFGDGIWHIIQTKLWYPSPKTLTAVIGFSVWIIMLLFFLLINIPAIDRLIIPRRIKEARVYARALRHFVECGIYKTAERTGVLIFVSILERKVFIIADSGIAEKVEQGTWNGICKTITEGLKLKNTAKSLCAAVEECGNILSKHFPKTEGNPNEYPDGLVILEG; the protein is encoded by the coding sequence ATGAAAAATAATCGAATATTAAATAAAATACATATGAAGAATGAAGATCTTGATTTGATTAAAAATGCCGTTGCAGAAGCGGAAAAAAATACAAACGGCGAAATTGCCTTGGCCGTTATTCCTCAAAGCGATTCTTATTCCTTTGTGGAAATGTTTGCAGCACTATGCCTAGCCTTTGTTTCTTTCTTTGTTCTTCTTTATTTTGGTGACGGCATTTGGCATATCATTCAAACAAAATTATGGTATCCTTCGCCTAAGACTCTTACTGCCGTAATCGGCTTTAGCGTTTGGATCATCATGCTGCTTTTCTTTTTGCTGATAAATATTCCGGCCATTGACAGATTAATAATTCCGAGGCGTATAAAAGAAGCAAGGGTGTACGCTAGGGCTTTAAGGCATTTTGTAGAATGCGGAATTTATAAGACGGCCGAAAGAACCGGAGTTTTGATTTTTGTTTCCATCCTTGAAAGAAAGGTTTTTATTATTGCAGATTCCGGGATTGCAGAAAAAGTAGAGCAAGGTACATGGAACGGTATTTGCAAAACGATAACCGAAGGTTTAAAATTGAAGAATACTGCAAAAAGCCTTTGTGCTGCCGTGGAAGAATGCGGGAATATTCTTTCAAAACATTTTCCTAAAACGGAAGGCAATCCTAATGAATATCCTGACGGCCTTGTCATTTTGGAGGGTTAA
- a CDS encoding peptidylprolyl isomerase, with the protein MASSKKVAASIGGVIVFVLGVIAFVVAPMVTDRASQGFTVVGKWGNVRIDNGPSSPFVDQYHFLANYVERQKIEPEDTQMREFFWQQVSYLAFRAAVVQVAMEDEVKNAGYRVPQFRVNKDLINYYLDENGVYSETRYQQTPETTRVSYRKEIEKYITDNRYIEDLFGNGIEYGLKTSSKESDFIVDMAKKERSFKYVVFNLSLYPSSEIVKYGKEHSDLFTSYDLSLLSYPTEEEAKKMLVSLKNGDVTFEDAVILNATKTLTDDNGKITSSYRTDINKYFPDNENLKAVLALKPSDLSPVVSMQNGMFGIVRCNAEPSFPDFESESLISNIRNYMNRNEKGMLEDYVLQTANKFAENAKASGFEKAVEDFKETNLTIETSNLFGINYGNASSLPPLPAQGVFANLSTNESFFKKAFALKSGEISEPILAGAEVAVLTLAEEKEIDSYTIDRTRTDYKNQAGAWFPYYHIVSIMSMQGMNYPLPIAHKTFMDYIFTNSKFQDSFGNLFK; encoded by the coding sequence ATGGCTAGTTCAAAAAAAGTTGCTGCTTCCATTGGGGGCGTTATAGTTTTTGTTTTGGGTGTAATCGCCTTTGTTGTGGCTCCAATGGTAACAGACCGTGCTTCACAAGGATTTACTGTGGTCGGAAAATGGGGTAATGTGAGAATCGATAACGGTCCTTCATCTCCGTTTGTTGACCAATATCACTTTTTGGCTAATTATGTCGAAAGACAAAAGATTGAGCCGGAAGATACTCAAATGAGAGAATTTTTCTGGCAGCAAGTTTCATACTTGGCATTTAGGGCTGCGGTTGTGCAGGTTGCCATGGAAGATGAGGTTAAAAATGCCGGATACCGTGTTCCTCAATTTAGAGTGAACAAAGATTTGATAAACTACTATTTGGATGAAAACGGAGTTTATTCCGAAACCAGATATCAGCAAACTCCCGAAACTACAAGGGTTTCATATAGAAAAGAAATTGAAAAATACATTACCGATAACAGGTACATCGAAGACCTATTCGGAAACGGAATAGAATATGGACTAAAAACTTCTTCAAAAGAATCTGATTTTATCGTCGATATGGCCAAGAAAGAACGAAGCTTTAAGTATGTCGTTTTTAATTTAAGCCTTTATCCTTCTTCCGAAATCGTAAAATACGGAAAAGAGCACAGTGATCTTTTTACAAGCTATGACTTATCTTTATTAAGTTATCCCACTGAAGAAGAAGCAAAGAAGATGCTTGTTTCTCTTAAAAACGGAGATGTTACTTTTGAAGATGCTGTTATTTTAAATGCAACAAAAACTTTAACTGATGATAACGGAAAAATTACTTCAAGTTATCGTACCGATATAAATAAATATTTTCCCGATAACGAGAACCTTAAAGCAGTTTTGGCTTTAAAGCCCTCAGATTTAAGCCCTGTTGTTTCTATGCAAAACGGTATGTTCGGAATTGTAAGGTGTAACGCAGAGCCTTCTTTTCCGGATTTTGAAAGTGAATCTTTAATTTCAAATATTAGAAATTATATGAACCGAAATGAAAAAGGAATGCTTGAAGATTATGTTCTTCAGACTGCAAATAAGTTTGCAGAAAATGCAAAAGCTTCAGGTTTTGAAAAAGCTGTCGAAGATTTTAAAGAAACAAATTTGACTATTGAAACATCAAATCTTTTTGGAATAAATTATGGAAATGCAAGTTCGCTTCCGCCTTTGCCTGCTCAGGGTGTGTTTGCAAATCTTTCAACAAATGAATCTTTTTTCAAAAAAGCCTTTGCATTAAAGAGCGGAGAAATTTCAGAGCCTATTCTTGCGGGTGCTGAAGTCGCAGTTTTAACTCTTGCAGAAGAAAAAGAAATTGATTCCTATACGATAGATCGCACTAGAACAGATTATAAAAATCAAGCCGGTGCGTGGTTCCCCTATTATCACATAGTTTCTATTATGAGTATGCAGGGTATGAATTATCCTCTGCCGATTGCTCATAAGACATTTATGGATTATATTTTTACAAATTCCAAATTCCAAGATAGTTTTGGAAATCTGTTTAAATAA
- a CDS encoding motility associated factor glycosyltransferase family protein, translated as MITNNEKPELIPIDSGFSVLYKGKYLYSKRSPQKNILQLVSSIAVKSETLVLCVSPVLGYGLKELLEKLPHNSFLLGLEADEELMSFSTSQIDKAILEDSRFLYLRTESINILLSRLENFIKGKKIRRVVKIDFSGGAALNQAFYSQAFDFISQYISQTWINRLTLIQFGRNYARNFFKNYYSIVKTNSCFGSLSEKSVRKPIIVIGAGPSLDSSVEFIKQNRDRLFVLAVDAAVSGLYPEIRPDAVVLLESQYWIQKAFIGIADLGIPVIADLTANPSLLAKLNGDKIFFFTDYTVQDSLAASFFSNLDEKVGLPLRLEAMGSVGLAALAVAEMLGFDGLPIFHTGLDFSWGCGFSHSKLSYQVKNLFSDISKIKSPYSGESLFPERLSFERGKDGCLAFTSPNLKNYAELYKKLFASKENFFDIGQSGLEINSNKISLDTAKKIIDDFYSNYEKSFSIKNNMDKINFIAFDYKNKENEIKNFLTCEKEKLFKLKNIFTGKLTSSDEEIKELLLSMPYLYLHFPDYNSLSDTILDKHFLSRVRIEIEYFLKIHLINENFIG; from the coding sequence ATGATTACAAATAATGAAAAACCTGAGCTGATTCCGATTGACTCAGGTTTTTCGGTTTTATATAAAGGCAAATATTTATATTCAAAACGCTCGCCGCAAAAAAATATCTTACAATTAGTTTCTTCTATTGCAGTTAAAAGTGAAACATTAGTCCTTTGTGTATCCCCTGTTTTGGGATACGGACTAAAAGAGCTTTTAGAAAAACTTCCGCACAATTCTTTTCTTCTCGGTTTAGAAGCCGATGAAGAGTTGATGAGTTTTTCAACATCACAGATCGATAAAGCTATTTTAGAAGATTCTAGATTTTTGTATTTAAGAACAGAATCGATAAATATTTTATTAAGCCGACTTGAGAATTTTATTAAAGGAAAAAAAATCAGGCGTGTTGTGAAGATTGATTTTTCCGGCGGTGCTGCTTTAAATCAAGCCTTTTATTCCCAAGCCTTCGATTTTATCTCTCAATATATTTCGCAAACATGGATTAACCGCTTAACCTTAATTCAATTCGGCAGAAATTATGCCCGCAATTTTTTTAAAAATTATTATTCTATTGTAAAGACAAATTCTTGTTTCGGCTCTCTAAGCGAAAAATCGGTTAGAAAACCTATTATTGTGATAGGGGCGGGACCTTCCCTTGATTCTTCCGTTGAATTTATAAAACAAAATCGGGATAGACTTTTTGTTCTTGCAGTAGATGCAGCGGTTTCAGGACTTTATCCTGAAATAAGGCCCGATGCTGTTGTTTTGCTTGAATCCCAATATTGGATTCAAAAAGCCTTTATCGGCATTGCAGATTTGGGTATTCCCGTTATTGCAGATTTAACGGCAAATCCTTCTTTGCTTGCAAAGTTAAACGGAGATAAGATATTTTTCTTTACCGACTACACTGTTCAGGATTCTCTTGCTGCCTCCTTTTTTTCAAACTTAGATGAAAAAGTAGGTCTACCCTTAAGGCTTGAAGCCATGGGTTCTGTCGGACTTGCAGCCTTAGCCGTTGCCGAAATGTTGGGTTTTGACGGTCTTCCGATTTTTCACACGGGTTTGGACTTTTCGTGGGGCTGCGGCTTTAGTCATTCAAAGCTGAGTTATCAAGTTAAAAATTTATTTTCGGATATTTCTAAAATAAAAAGTCCTTATTCGGGCGAGTCTTTATTTCCCGAAAGGCTTAGTTTTGAAAGAGGTAAGGACGGATGTCTTGCCTTTACTTCTCCCAATTTAAAAAATTATGCCGAACTTTATAAAAAACTTTTTGCTTCTAAAGAAAATTTTTTTGATATAGGGCAATCAGGTTTGGAGATAAATTCAAATAAAATAAGCCTTGATACGGCAAAAAAAATCATAGATGATTTTTATTCGAATTATGAAAAATCTTTTTCGATAAAAAACAATATGGATAAAATAAATTTTATTGCCTTTGATTATAAAAATAAAGAAAACGAAATAAAAAATTTTTTAACTTGCGAAAAAGAAAAGCTTTTTAAATTAAAAAATATTTTTACGGGGAAACTTACTTCTTCCGATGAAGAAATAAAAGAACTTCTTTTGTCTATGCCATATCTATATCTTCATTTTCCTGATTATAATTCCTTATCCGACACAATCTTGGATAAGCATTTTTTATCCCGCGTACGAATTGAGATAGAATATTTTTTAAAGATACATCTGATAAATGAAAATTTTATCGGTTAA
- a CDS encoding ABC transporter ATP-binding protein, whose translation MNRLKRFFRMFSYFEKVERGSMWSNIFFYIIEAVRPLCLLYLSKIIIDAVIAQKPITEVLKSTIILLTVFMLLSIIAGVLEKRFMYHLKCFSKKHTMEKALKVLRLNFELTEQNEFQNELNAIKQFERFIVFSNSDFMRKTGTCVGGFIGAGTALYFFIDLFNSQGFMGLSAAFINWSFLILLIAFNIISFYLSKYIYEKFGAHISGEVKKNSRYLKTYMNLIYDYRTGKDIRLYDKDLAEKYTKTYLAMQKSSHDFMAKFFSRTIGASKLLEGSLLLLIFLFVGLKAIYGSIAVSEVFFYIGAINIFSAQIYEAVDGLTTLVPSDKSRQKLLNFLDIDEKKYSGTLSIKKDAPLIFELKNLSFKYPDQDKYALKNINLKIDANQKLAMVGKNGSGKTTLIKLLVRLYEPTEGEILLNGVNIKDYDYDEYIDIFSIVFQDFKLLSLKLGENVAASSTYDKEKVSDSLSKTGMEDFYKKHGSEAYLYQNFETEGIEASGGEAQKIAMARAIYHGGKIFILDEPTAALDPISEAEIYSHFDTITSKNTAIYISHRLSSCKFCDQIAVMDEGNLIQYGNHDELVSDTRGKYYELWNAQAKHYQEEEPHTL comes from the coding sequence ATGAATAGGCTTAAAAGATTTTTTAGAATGTTTTCTTATTTTGAAAAAGTAGAAAGAGGTTCAATGTGGAGTAATATCTTTTTTTATATTATAGAAGCCGTAAGGCCCTTGTGTCTCCTTTATTTATCCAAGATAATAATTGATGCGGTAATCGCACAGAAACCAATAACTGAGGTTTTAAAATCAACTATTATTCTTTTAACCGTATTTATGCTTTTGTCGATAATTGCAGGAGTTTTGGAAAAACGGTTTATGTACCACTTAAAATGTTTTTCTAAAAAGCATACTATGGAAAAAGCTCTTAAAGTTTTAAGATTAAATTTTGAACTTACGGAACAAAATGAATTTCAAAACGAGTTAAATGCAATTAAGCAATTTGAACGTTTTATAGTTTTTTCTAATAGTGATTTTATGAGAAAAACGGGAACCTGTGTAGGAGGTTTTATAGGAGCAGGTACTGCCTTATATTTTTTTATAGATCTTTTTAACTCCCAAGGTTTCATGGGGCTTTCCGCAGCATTTATCAATTGGTCATTTTTAATTCTCTTGATAGCCTTTAACATAATTTCTTTTTATCTATCAAAATATATCTATGAAAAATTCGGAGCGCATATTTCGGGTGAAGTCAAAAAAAATTCCCGCTATCTAAAAACCTATATGAATTTAATTTATGATTATAGAACAGGAAAAGATATCAGATTATACGATAAGGACTTAGCCGAAAAGTATACAAAAACCTATCTTGCAATGCAAAAAAGTTCTCATGATTTTATGGCAAAGTTTTTTTCGCGCACTATAGGAGCAAGCAAACTCCTAGAAGGCTCTCTGTTACTTTTAATCTTTTTGTTTGTAGGTTTAAAAGCTATTTACGGATCCATTGCAGTGAGCGAAGTGTTTTTTTACATAGGAGCGATAAATATTTTTTCGGCACAAATATATGAAGCTGTTGACGGATTAACCACCCTTGTTCCTTCAGATAAATCCCGCCAAAAATTATTAAACTTCCTCGACATAGACGAAAAAAAGTATTCGGGAACTCTTTCAATAAAAAAAGATGCTCCCCTTATATTTGAATTAAAGAATTTAAGTTTTAAATATCCCGATCAAGATAAATATGCTCTTAAAAATATAAACCTAAAAATAGATGCAAACCAAAAACTTGCGATGGTAGGTAAAAACGGCTCAGGAAAAACAACCCTCATCAAATTACTTGTAAGACTTTACGAGCCGACTGAGGGTGAAATACTTTTAAACGGTGTAAACATAAAAGACTATGACTATGATGAGTACATAGATATTTTCTCGATAGTCTTTCAGGATTTTAAATTATTATCACTTAAATTAGGAGAAAATGTAGCGGCCTCAAGCACATACGATAAAGAAAAAGTTTCCGATTCCCTTTCAAAAACAGGTATGGAAGATTTTTATAAAAAGCACGGAAGCGAAGCATACCTTTATCAAAATTTTGAAACAGAAGGTATTGAGGCTTCAGGAGGCGAAGCTCAAAAAATTGCAATGGCACGTGCAATCTATCACGGAGGAAAGATTTTTATCTTGGATGAACCGACGGCAGCCCTCGACCCTATTTCGGAAGCTGAAATTTATTCTCATTTTGATACTATAACCTCAAAAAATACTGCCATCTATATTTCGCACCGGCTTTCTTCATGTAAATTCTGTGACCAAATCGCAGTTATGGATGAAGGTAATCTTATCCAATACGGAAATCATGATGAATTGGTTTCAGATACACGAGGAAAATACTACGAGCTTTGGAACGCACAGGCAAAGCACTATCAAGAGGAAGAACCTCATACGCTATAA